A genomic region of Conger conger chromosome 6, fConCon1.1, whole genome shotgun sequence contains the following coding sequences:
- the ostc gene encoding oligosaccharyltransferase complex subunit ostc, whose amino-acid sequence METLYGLPFAVLECPNIKLKKPSWLHMPSAMTVYALVIVSYFLITGGIIYDVIVEPPSVGSMTDEHGHQRPVAFLAYRVNGQYIMEGLASSFLFTMGGLGFIILDRSNAPNIPKLNRFLLLFIGFVSVLLSFFMARVFMRMKLPGYLMG is encoded by the exons atggaaactCTTTACGGGCTTCCTTTTGCTGTGCTGGAATGCCCAAACATAAAACTTAAGAAGCCGTCCTGGCTCCACATGCCTTCGGCAATGACGGTTTATGCTCTGGTTATAGTATCGTACTTTCTTATCACTGGAG GTATCATCTATGACGTCATTGTCGAACCACCCAGTGTTGGCTCAATGACGGATGAACATGGTCACCAGAGACCTGTAGCCTTTTTGGCATACAG GGTGAACGGGCAGTACATCATGGAGGGCCTGGCCTCCAGCTTCCTGTTCACCATGGGAGGCCTGGGCTTCATCATCCTGGACCGCTCCAACGCGCCCAACATCCCCAAGCTCAACCGCTTCCTGCTGCTGTTCATTGGCTTCGTCAGCGTGCTGCTGAGCTTCTTCATGGCCCGCGTCTTCATGAGGATGAAGCTGCC GGGCTACCTGATGGGCTAG
- the LOC133131554 gene encoding cilia- and flagella- associated protein 210-like codes for MEATSPLVSLNGRNGPKDFGEYRRRAIENATRHQFYQSDRVKQFHRELLLMETINDRRLQEERNKMIKDNTKEETRKFMAEIRRGEIDALEQDRQRDRQREMNKRAYAAELQQQMRDTEQTRLRVKMERQRETNNCDELRKQHDWEKRELRRRQYEERMGVRSVYLGQMARNRSNRDKENQEEALAEERRQRCVREKDEFRRANEEKMADKLRRRQRWIQTAAEKLAAQERERKHKYEAADAIATARVLANQEARAKQERNRNRQMNIVMANAISGHREYKRKERQLRVEEERQKGMVTLNFNKEVDSAYWEGERTAARTLRDARMAMDTALRQQMEVKRLQERLRKKGEMDFDGRNQELLTNEDQQFQTYANGIINAAENCKRNTIPIRKAASKGAGQGVGPIYGGLRAKYLVPGSNYIPEYVSSTRKDVNDLYSAPVDESSHGKLNFIW; via the coding sequence ATGGAAGCAACTTCTCCTTTAGTGTCCTTAAATGGAAGAAATGGCCCAAAAGACTTTGGGGAGTACAGGAGGAGGGCAATTGAGAATGCTACCCGGCACCAGTTCTATCAGAGCGACCGTGTGAAGCAGTTTCACCGGGAACTCCTGCTGATGGAGACCATTAACGACCggaggctgcaggaggagaggaatAAAATGATTAAGGACAACACAAAAGAGGAGACCAGGAAGTTCATGGCCGAGATCCGCCGTGGGGAGATAGACGCGCTGGAGCAGGACCGGCAGCGAGACAGGCAGCGGGAGATGAACAAGCGGGCGTACGCCGccgagctgcagcagcagatgaGAGACACGGAGCAGACCCGGCTCCGCGTGAAgatggagaggcagagggagacgAACAACTGCGACGAGCTCCGCAAGCAGCACGATTGGGAGAAGAGGGAGCTCCGGCGGAGGCAGTACGAAGAGCGCATGGGTGTCCGGAGCGTCTACCTGGGGCAGATGGCGCGGAACAGGAGCAACCGGGACAAGGAGAACCAGGAGGAGGCTCTGGCCGAGGAGCGGAGGCAGCGATGCGTCCGCGAGAAGGACGAGTTCAGGAGGGCGAACGAGGAGAAGATGGCCGACAAGCTGCGGAGGAGGCAGCGGTGGATCCAGACGGCGGCGGAAAAGCTCGCGGCTCAGGAGCGCGAGCGGAAGCACAAGTACGAGGCGGCCGACGCCATAGCTACCGCCAGGgtgctggccaatcaggaggcCCGGGCCAAGCAGGAGCGAAACCGCAACAGGCAAATGAACATAGTCATGGCAAACGCCATCAGCGGCCACCGGGAGTACAAGCGGAAAGAACGACAGCTGAGGGtcgaggaggagagacagaaagggatgGTCACGCTCAACTTCAACAAGGAGGTCGACTCGGCCTACTGGGAAGGGGAGAGGACGGCGGCTCGGACACTGAGGGACGCGAGGATGGCCATGGATACCGCGCTTCGCCAGCAGATGGAGGTAAAAAGACTCCAGGAGAGGCTCAGGAAAAAAGGTGAGATGGACTTCGACGGCAGGAACCAGGAGCTGCTGACGAACGAGGACCAGCAGTTCCAGACGTACGCGAATGGGATCATCAATGCAGCCGAGAACTGCAAGCGCAACACCATCCCCATCCGCAAGGCCGCAAGCAAGGGGGCCGGGCAAGGGGTGGGGCCCATTTACGGGGGGCTGAGGGCCAAGTATCTGGTTCCTGGTTCCAACTACATACCGGAGTATGTCAGCAGTACAAGGAAGGATGTCAATGACTTGTACAGCGCCCCTGTAGACGAGTCGAGTCATGGGAAACTCAACTTCATATGGTGA